One window of the Mycobacterium haemophilum DSM 44634 genome contains the following:
- the feoB gene encoding ferrous iron transporter B: protein MTSCHDGDRGPVALAGTHRVVLVGNPNAGKTTVFNRLTGLRAKTGNYPGVTVGRSVGTIKVDGVTIAVEDLPGTYSLEAISPDEQVVTHVLSGELDGIDRPDAIVVVTDVTTLRRSILLVAQTLRLGLPCLLALTMSDELTARGGRVDIDALSAAVGIPVTAVVAHRGSGIDGLRAQLGSFDRWQRPPIPPPSDPDAADAWGKSVLNAADYVAPQADQRTSRIDQVVLHPLWGSVVFFAVMFAFFQVVFTAAAPLQDLVEQGLTWLGGQVTGHCGNWALAGLLGNGIIGGVGTVLQFIPQIALLFLLIALLENVGYMARAAFLMDRVMARTGLEGRAFVAMLSSFACAVPGIMATRTLPSSRDRIATILSAPLMTCSARLPIFTLLIGALVAPHRRWWGLSAQGVMMFLLYLSGGAVALLTAWMFKSTILRSDLLPFTMELPPYRFPSPQAVLVTMWGAAKMFLRKAGTIILTTSVVLWALLNLPLRDAETAQLSPAAATAYVIDHSYAADIGKAIEPVFKPLGFGWRTDVALLGSLAAREVFVSTLGQVAAATNPDEPLESLATMTDDRGHREFTAPTVIALLAYFMFALQCMSTIAVMRRETNSWRWPALAFSYMFVLAWAIAFAARSIATGLGA from the coding sequence ATGACGTCCTGCCACGACGGTGATCGCGGCCCAGTTGCCCTTGCGGGTACCCACCGAGTAGTCCTGGTCGGCAATCCGAACGCCGGCAAAACCACGGTGTTCAATCGGCTGACCGGGCTACGCGCAAAAACCGGCAATTATCCGGGTGTCACGGTCGGACGCAGCGTCGGCACCATCAAGGTCGACGGCGTCACCATCGCCGTCGAGGACCTTCCCGGCACCTACAGCCTTGAGGCGATCAGCCCGGACGAGCAGGTGGTTACCCACGTGCTCTCCGGTGAGCTCGACGGCATCGACCGTCCCGACGCGATCGTGGTGGTCACCGACGTGACCACGCTTCGTCGTTCGATCCTGCTTGTGGCGCAAACGCTCCGGCTAGGCCTTCCATGCCTACTGGCACTCACCATGAGCGATGAATTAACCGCCCGCGGTGGCCGGGTCGACATCGATGCGTTGTCGGCAGCGGTGGGGATACCAGTAACCGCAGTCGTCGCGCACCGTGGTTCGGGCATCGACGGACTGCGTGCACAGCTGGGCTCCTTCGACCGGTGGCAGCGGCCGCCGATACCGCCACCGTCTGATCCCGATGCTGCCGACGCCTGGGGAAAATCGGTGCTCAATGCCGCTGATTACGTTGCACCACAAGCGGATCAGCGTACGAGCCGGATCGACCAGGTTGTGCTGCACCCGTTGTGGGGCTCCGTCGTTTTCTTCGCGGTGATGTTTGCGTTCTTCCAGGTCGTCTTCACCGCTGCGGCGCCACTGCAGGATTTGGTCGAGCAGGGGCTCACCTGGCTGGGCGGCCAGGTCACCGGTCATTGTGGCAACTGGGCGCTGGCTGGTCTGCTCGGCAACGGGATCATCGGCGGCGTCGGCACCGTCCTGCAGTTCATCCCGCAGATTGCGCTGCTGTTCTTGCTGATCGCGCTGCTAGAAAACGTGGGCTATATGGCACGAGCTGCATTCCTCATGGACCGGGTAATGGCCAGGACCGGGCTGGAAGGCCGCGCCTTTGTCGCCATGCTGTCCTCGTTCGCCTGCGCGGTCCCGGGCATCATGGCCACCCGAACGTTGCCGTCGTCACGCGACCGAATCGCCACCATCCTCTCCGCGCCACTGATGACCTGTTCCGCTCGCCTGCCGATATTCACGTTGCTGATCGGTGCGCTGGTCGCACCACATAGACGCTGGTGGGGCCTCAGCGCGCAGGGCGTAATGATGTTTTTGTTGTATCTCAGCGGTGGCGCGGTGGCGCTCCTCACCGCGTGGATGTTCAAGTCGACGATCCTGCGCAGCGACCTGCTGCCGTTCACCATGGAGCTGCCGCCTTACCGGTTTCCCTCCCCCCAAGCCGTGCTGGTGACAATGTGGGGCGCAGCGAAGATGTTCCTGCGTAAGGCCGGAACCATCATCCTGACCACGTCAGTGGTGTTGTGGGCGCTGCTCAATCTGCCACTGCGCGACGCCGAGACAGCGCAGCTGTCCCCGGCCGCCGCCACCGCATACGTGATAGACCACAGCTATGCCGCGGACATTGGCAAGGCCATCGAGCCGGTGTTCAAGCCACTCGGCTTTGGCTGGCGCACCGACGTCGCATTGCTCGGCTCCCTGGCAGCGCGGGAGGTGTTCGTATCCACCCTCGGCCAGGTGGCGGCGGCAACAAACCCCGACGAACCACTTGAGTCGTTGGCCACCATGACCGACGACCGGGGACACCGGGAATTTACCGCGCCGACGGTCATCGCGCTGTTGGCGTATTTCATGTTCGCGCTGCAGTGCATGTCGACCATCGCGGTGATGCGCCGCGAAACCAACTCGTGGCGATGGCCGGCGCTCGCGTTCAGTTACATGTTTGTCCTTGCCTGGGCGATAGCGTTCGCTGCCCGATCGATTGCGACGGGTCTTGGCGCATGA
- a CDS encoding FeoA family protein has protein sequence MYGLGIPNQSTCETLGRVMLRRRQISQGQSGSDQSGSRQSGPVIPLAQLAPGQRATIVGTVHHATSAVATRLQQLGFRSAASITAIRRAPLGDPTIYRVQDTELCLRRREARLIEVVPVAQG, from the coding sequence ATGTACGGTTTAGGTATACCTAACCAAAGTACCTGCGAAACGTTAGGACGGGTCATGCTCAGGCGGAGGCAGATCTCACAGGGCCAATCCGGTTCGGATCAATCCGGTTCGCGCCAGTCCGGTCCGGTGATCCCGCTAGCTCAGCTGGCGCCCGGGCAGCGGGCCACCATCGTAGGCACGGTGCACCACGCAACATCTGCCGTCGCGACCCGGCTACAGCAACTGGGCTTTCGGTCGGCGGCGTCTATCACAGCGATCCGTCGCGCACCGCTTGGTGATCCAACGATCTACCGGGTGCAAGACACCGAACTGTGCCTCCGTCGCCGGGAAGCGCGACTGATCGAAGTTGTCCCAGTAGCACAGGGATGA
- a CDS encoding DUF1508 domain-containing protein, with protein MVGKFEMSNDKTGKFRFHLKALNGEIIAATPSL; from the coding sequence ATGGTAGGCAAGTTCGAGATGAGCAACGATAAGACGGGAAAGTTCCGGTTCCACCTCAAGGCCCTCAACGGTGAAATTATCGCCGCCACCCCGAGCCTATGA
- a CDS encoding class I SAM-dependent methyltransferase, with protein sequence MPRTDDDSWDLTSSVGVTATIVAAGRAMATKDPRGLINDPFAEPLVRAVGLDFFTKMMDGELDMSTIADVSPTVAQAMVDGNAVRTKYFDDYVLNATDRGIRQVVILASGLDARAYRLSWPAGTVMYEIDQPQVMEFKTTTLADLGAEPSVTRRAVPIDLRADWLTALQAAGFDSAAPTAWLAEGLLIYLKPEAQDRLFDNITALSTPGSMVATEFVTSIVDFGAERARTISNPFRDHGVDVDLASLVYTGQRNHVLDYLGAKGWQLEGVPLAELFRRSGLNVPAPDDDDTIFISGVLTDQPR encoded by the coding sequence ATGCCCCGCACCGACGACGACAGCTGGGATCTGACGTCCAGCGTCGGTGTCACCGCGACCATTGTTGCGGCCGGGCGCGCGATGGCCACCAAGGATCCGCGCGGTTTGATCAACGATCCGTTCGCTGAACCTCTGGTCCGTGCGGTGGGGCTGGATTTCTTCACCAAGATGATGGACGGCGAACTCGACATGTCGACGATCGCGGACGTCTCACCGACCGTGGCGCAGGCGATGGTTGACGGAAACGCGGTCCGCACGAAGTACTTTGACGACTATGTCCTCAACGCCACCGACCGGGGGATTCGGCAAGTGGTGATCCTCGCGTCCGGGTTGGACGCCCGGGCCTACCGTCTGTCGTGGCCGGCCGGGACAGTGATGTACGAGATCGACCAACCACAAGTGATGGAGTTCAAGACGACGACCTTGGCCGACTTGGGCGCCGAACCCTCTGTCACTCGACGCGCCGTGCCCATCGACTTGCGCGCAGATTGGCTGACGGCATTGCAAGCCGCCGGGTTTGACTCGGCAGCACCGACAGCGTGGCTGGCCGAGGGGTTACTGATTTATCTAAAGCCGGAGGCCCAGGACCGGCTGTTCGATAACATCACCGCACTCAGCACGCCCGGGAGCATGGTAGCCACTGAATTCGTTACCAGTATCGTGGATTTCGGCGCCGAGCGAGCGCGGACCATATCCAACCCGTTCCGCGACCATGGCGTCGACGTCGATTTGGCTTCGTTGGTCTACACCGGCCAACGCAACCACGTCCTCGACTACCTCGGCGCCAAGGGCTGGCAGCTCGAAGGCGTGCCGCTAGCAGAACTGTTTCGGCGCAGCGGCCTCAATGTGCCCGCTCCAGACGACGACGACACCATCTTCATCAGCGGCGTCTTGACCGACCAGCCGCGGTGA
- a CDS encoding class I SAM-dependent methyltransferase: MMRSDDDSWDLASHVGATATLVAAGRARATNSADPLIEDRFAEPLVRAVGIEFLIRWATGELRASDVDEPEAAWGLQRMTTELVARTRYFDQFFADATATGIRQAVILASGLDARGYRLPWPPGMTVYEIDQPDVLKFKAETLAQLGAEPTADLRMVPADLRHDWPAALLRSGFEPALPTAWIAEGLFGYLPPEAQDRLLDNVTDLSAPASRMAMEAFMGSSDLDSGRVEEIIRSATRTWRDHGFHLDIWSLNYSGARSEVADYLDNHGWRSVGTTAAQLLADHDLPVMPGNYVAPSDKPSYYISVLA; this comes from the coding sequence GTGATGCGTAGCGACGACGATAGCTGGGATCTGGCCAGCCATGTCGGCGCGACCGCGACGCTGGTGGCCGCGGGTCGCGCGAGGGCTACCAATTCGGCCGATCCGTTGATCGAGGACCGGTTCGCCGAGCCGTTGGTCCGCGCGGTGGGTATCGAATTTCTTATCAGATGGGCCACCGGAGAGCTCCGCGCATCCGACGTCGACGAGCCCGAAGCGGCCTGGGGTCTACAGCGAATGACCACCGAGTTGGTGGCCCGCACTCGCTACTTCGATCAGTTCTTTGCGGACGCCACAGCCACCGGGATTCGGCAGGCAGTGATCCTGGCGTCCGGGCTCGACGCGCGCGGCTACCGACTGCCGTGGCCGCCGGGCATGACGGTGTATGAGATCGATCAGCCGGACGTGCTGAAGTTCAAGGCCGAAACGTTGGCACAGCTGGGTGCTGAACCGACGGCGGATCTGCGGATGGTGCCGGCCGACCTGCGTCACGACTGGCCGGCCGCGCTGCTGCGTAGCGGATTCGAACCGGCGTTACCGACCGCCTGGATCGCCGAAGGACTGTTCGGCTATCTTCCCCCGGAAGCCCAGGATCGCTTGCTGGACAACGTCACCGATCTCAGCGCGCCGGCAAGCCGAATGGCCATGGAGGCGTTCATGGGGTCGTCGGACCTGGACTCCGGGCGGGTCGAAGAAATCATCCGCAGTGCGACTCGCACCTGGCGTGACCATGGATTCCATCTAGACATCTGGTCGCTGAACTATTCCGGGGCCCGCAGCGAGGTTGCCGACTACCTCGACAACCACGGGTGGCGATCGGTGGGGACCACGGCCGCGCAGCTGCTGGCCGATCACGACCTGCCCGTGATGCCTGGCAATTACGTCGCGCCTTCCGACAAGCCCAGCTACTACATTTCGGTTCTTGCGTGA
- a CDS encoding peptidoglycan DD-metalloendopeptidase family protein produces MRILAVTRAHNAGETLADTLDSLATFSDDIYAIDDRSTDDTAAILANHAAVTNVVRARADLPSTPWLIPESTGLELLYRMADFCRPDWMVMVDADWTFQIDVDIREVLTRTPDEVAALMCPMVSRWDDPEYPDMVPVMGTAEALRGPFWRWYPGLHAGPKLMHNLHWPANITDHGRIGQLDGIRLTHHGWSTLEERISRVRHYMRLDPDFRYNFGVAYDRSLLFGYALDEVSLLKADYQRRVRGDFDWIEPCARLPIEAEPRAIGRGYGPRADGFHPGVDFAADPGSPIYAVISGTVCCASDVDHRYSVIISNGDTEIRYVFRPGDDRQIALGDRISAGTRIGSLGAEDHSTDGYLHFETRVRRAHVNPLRYLGNMGLRPWPPPGRLRAVSGSYPPATPCTITADE; encoded by the coding sequence ATGCGGATTCTGGCGGTAACGCGTGCCCACAACGCCGGCGAGACCTTGGCTGATACCTTGGACTCGCTGGCCACCTTCAGCGACGACATCTACGCGATCGACGACCGCAGCACCGACGACACCGCTGCGATTCTAGCGAACCACGCCGCGGTCACCAATGTTGTTCGCGCCCGGGCAGATCTGCCGTCCACACCATGGTTGATCCCCGAGTCCACCGGGCTGGAGCTGCTGTACCGGATGGCCGATTTCTGTCGCCCGGACTGGATGGTGATGGTCGACGCCGACTGGACTTTCCAGATCGACGTCGACATCCGTGAGGTGCTTACGCGCACACCGGACGAGGTAGCGGCGCTGATGTGTCCGATGGTTTCCCGCTGGGATGACCCGGAATACCCGGACATGGTGCCGGTGATGGGCACCGCCGAGGCGCTGCGCGGGCCGTTTTGGCGTTGGTACCCGGGTCTGCATGCGGGACCCAAGTTGATGCACAATTTGCACTGGCCGGCCAACATCACCGATCACGGTCGGATAGGGCAGCTGGACGGAATCCGCTTGACGCACCACGGCTGGTCGACGCTGGAGGAACGGATCTCGCGAGTCAGGCACTACATGCGGCTCGATCCGGATTTTCGGTACAACTTCGGTGTGGCCTATGATCGATCCCTGTTGTTCGGCTACGCACTCGACGAGGTCAGCCTCCTCAAAGCGGACTACCAGCGGCGGGTACGTGGCGACTTCGACTGGATCGAGCCGTGTGCGCGGTTACCGATCGAGGCGGAGCCACGCGCGATTGGCCGCGGATACGGACCCCGCGCGGACGGTTTCCATCCCGGCGTCGACTTCGCCGCTGACCCCGGCAGCCCGATCTACGCCGTCATATCCGGAACTGTTTGCTGCGCAAGCGATGTCGATCACCGTTACTCGGTGATCATCTCGAACGGCGATACCGAAATCCGCTACGTGTTTCGGCCTGGTGACGACAGACAAATCGCACTTGGTGATCGAATCAGTGCGGGAACCCGGATCGGCAGCCTCGGTGCGGAAGACCACTCAACAGACGGTTACCTGCATTTCGAGACGCGGGTTCGGCGCGCACACGTCAATCCGCTGCGCTATCTGGGCAACATGGGGCTGCGGCCCTGGCCGCCGCCGGGGCGGCTACGCGCGGTATCGGGCAGCTACCCGCCCGCCACACCATGCACAATCACCGCCGACGAGTAA
- a CDS encoding NAD-dependent epimerase/dehydratase family protein: protein MEILVTGGAGFQGSHLSESLLADGHWVTVLNTSSKSAIRNTNDFRSHERAAFISGSVTDGETVYRAVREHHVVFHLAANINVDQSLGDPESFLETNVMGTYRVLEAVRRYKNRLIYVSSCEVYGDGHNLKEGELLDERAELKPNSPYGASKAAADRLCYSYYRSYGLDVTIVRPFNIFGVRQKTGRFGALIPRLVRQAINGENLTVFGDGSATRDYLYVSDIVHAYNLVLQNTALRGQAINFASGKNTRVKDIAEYIAGKFDAKIARRDARPGEVARFPANIDLAKSIGFKPEVDIWEGIDRYIEWAKDQPQYAYEQDGFSGVLSPR from the coding sequence ATGGAAATACTTGTCACGGGGGGCGCAGGCTTTCAGGGAAGTCATCTATCCGAGTCGCTACTGGCCGACGGGCATTGGGTCACTGTCCTGAATACGTCATCGAAGAGTGCGATCCGAAACACGAATGACTTTCGCTCGCACGAGCGAGCGGCCTTTATCTCGGGTTCGGTGACCGATGGAGAAACGGTCTATCGCGCGGTGCGCGAGCACCACGTCGTTTTTCATCTGGCCGCCAATATCAACGTCGACCAGTCCCTCGGTGATCCAGAGAGCTTTCTCGAAACCAACGTCATGGGCACCTACCGTGTGTTAGAAGCGGTACGGCGCTACAAGAACCGGTTGATCTACGTGTCGAGCTGCGAAGTGTACGGCGACGGACACAATCTGAAGGAAGGCGAGCTTCTTGACGAGAGAGCGGAGCTGAAACCGAACAGCCCCTACGGCGCCTCTAAGGCAGCGGCCGATCGGTTGTGCTACTCCTACTACCGCTCCTATGGTCTTGACGTCACGATTGTTCGGCCATTCAACATCTTTGGGGTGCGCCAGAAAACCGGGCGATTTGGTGCGCTGATTCCACGACTCGTCCGTCAGGCCATCAACGGCGAAAACCTCACGGTCTTCGGCGACGGTTCGGCAACACGCGACTATCTGTACGTAAGCGATATCGTCCATGCATACAACCTTGTGTTGCAAAACACCGCGCTTCGCGGACAGGCGATCAATTTCGCGAGCGGCAAAAACACCCGGGTGAAGGACATCGCCGAGTACATCGCCGGAAAGTTCGACGCCAAGATCGCACGTCGTGACGCACGCCCCGGTGAAGTCGCTCGCTTCCCGGCCAACATCGATCTCGCAAAGAGCATCGGATTCAAGCCCGAGGTCGATATCTGGGAAGGCATCGACCGCTATATCGAATGGGCGAAGGATCAGCCGCAATACGCCTATGAGCAAGACGGGTTCAGCGGCGTCTTGTCTCCCCGGTGA
- a CDS encoding replication initiator, whose product MRADTLGLAVPFVVVAGGSHGVRPKLVAVAAGGWRSGATGADGNAARQARINAAAGDRDPIQAAVRTLRFDTQIDTQPLIPETAAAPNDPASTTASRLSPRRVAAYLAKYVTKSHAFGRSAVIGRWGIR is encoded by the coding sequence GTGCGTGCGGACACGCTGGGCCTGGCCGTGCCGTTTGTGGTCGTTGCAGGAGGCTCTCATGGTGTCAGGCCGAAGCTAGTCGCGGTGGCGGCTGGCGGCTGGCGCAGTGGAGCGACCGGCGCGGACGGGAACGCCGCCCGCCAAGCCCGCATCAACGCTGCTGCCGGCGACCGTGACCCTATCCAGGCGGCCGTGCGCACATTACGGTTCGACACCCAGATCGACACCCAACCGTTGATACCCGAAACCGCCGCAGCTCCAAATGATCCCGCAAGCACGACGGCATCGCGACTGTCGCCGCGTCGTGTCGCGGCATACCTGGCTAAATACGTCACCAAATCCCACGCCTTCGGTAGGAGCGCAGTTATTGGTCGCTGGGGGATACGGTGA
- a CDS encoding alpha/beta fold hydrolase, translating into MGGWRIGERYGGSVDGAWRTITWSHYEHQILIAGRELNYVDIGWLGPPVVLLHGHGSTWQYWLDVIALLCQRRRVIALDLPGFGASRAHPWRTVSMAGIVATIVEFLDRLDVAKCDLVGHSMGSIFALGGRRRPESDSDSDPCGWSGVVDCVDVSASDPHCVTVPAACAHRDRGHDYRGFAAS; encoded by the coding sequence ATGGGAGGCTGGCGAATAGGCGAGCGCTATGGCGGATCGGTGGACGGTGCGTGGCGCACGATCACCTGGTCGCATTATGAACACCAAATCTTGATTGCGGGCCGGGAGCTAAACTACGTCGACATCGGCTGGCTTGGCCCACCGGTGGTGCTGCTGCACGGCCACGGCTCAACGTGGCAATACTGGCTAGACGTGATCGCCCTGTTGTGTCAGCGGCGCCGGGTCATCGCGCTGGACCTGCCGGGCTTTGGAGCATCGAGGGCACATCCTTGGCGCACCGTGTCGATGGCGGGCATCGTCGCGACCATTGTGGAATTTTTGGATCGTCTCGACGTCGCCAAGTGCGACCTCGTTGGCCATTCGATGGGTTCTATTTTCGCTCTAGGTGGCCGTCGCCGACCCGAATCGGATTCGGACTCTGACCCTTGCGGGTGGTCCGGCGTTGTCGATTGTGTCGATGTTTCAGCATCCGATCCGCACTGCGTGACAGTACCCGCGGCTTGCGCTCACCGTGATCGGGGACATGATTACCGCGGGTTTGCCGCTTCCTGA
- a CDS encoding alpha/beta fold hydrolase, protein MITAGLPLPEFVLRGVSRYPWLRKIAFGAYVARPELLAPDLCTQLTKGVGAPAYFHVPVKARRYQPAPLELIRCPVMLVNGRDDNFVPPADVEAFTARLPDARRHTIDGAGHLVTVEYPVIFAELFIDFTCQSNCGPPDPAASLPPAIGD, encoded by the coding sequence ATGATTACCGCGGGTTTGCCGCTTCCTGAGTTCGTGTTGCGTGGGGTGTCCCGCTACCCGTGGTTGCGCAAAATTGCGTTCGGTGCCTACGTGGCGCGGCCGGAGCTGCTGGCGCCCGATTTATGCACGCAATTGACGAAGGGGGTGGGTGCGCCGGCTTACTTCCATGTCCCTGTCAAGGCGCGCCGCTATCAACCGGCGCCCTTGGAGTTGATCAGATGCCCAGTCATGCTCGTCAACGGACGTGACGACAACTTCGTGCCCCCGGCAGACGTCGAGGCTTTCACGGCCCGGCTGCCTGATGCCCGCCGCCACACCATCGATGGCGCCGGGCACTTGGTCACCGTCGAATACCCGGTCATATTTGCCGAGTTGTTCATCGACTTCACCTGCCAGTCGAACTGCGGCCCACCGGATCCCGCCGCGAGCCTGCCGCCGGCGATCGGTGACTGA
- a CDS encoding sulfite exporter TauE/SafE family protein, which produces MVTIGLAGFGAGAINALVGSGTLITFPTLVALGFPPVTSTMSNAVGLVAGGVSATWGYRAELRGQWNRLRWQIPASLIGAALGAFLLLHLPEKVFTAIVPVLLVLALVLVVVGPRIQSWARRRAEEAGRRAEHITPARMAVLALGTFAVGVYGGYFTAAQGILLVGMMGVLLPESVQRMNAAKNLLALLVNTVAAVGYTLVAFDRISWSAAGLIAAGSLVGGSVGARYARRLPPNALRAAIVAVGLIGLVRLLAV; this is translated from the coding sequence TTGGTTACGATCGGCCTGGCCGGGTTCGGCGCTGGCGCGATTAATGCGCTCGTCGGATCTGGCACTCTGATCACCTTCCCAACACTGGTCGCCCTTGGTTTTCCACCGGTCACGTCGACCATGTCGAACGCGGTCGGTCTGGTGGCTGGTGGTGTATCGGCTACCTGGGGCTATCGCGCCGAGCTGCGCGGTCAGTGGAATCGGTTGCGCTGGCAGATCCCGGCATCGTTGATCGGCGCGGCGCTGGGTGCGTTTCTGCTGCTGCACCTGCCTGAGAAGGTGTTCACCGCGATCGTTCCGGTGCTTCTCGTGCTGGCTTTGGTGCTGGTGGTGGTCGGGCCGCGGATTCAGTCCTGGGCGCGGCGTCGGGCCGAGGAAGCCGGCCGCCGCGCCGAACACATCACACCGGCACGGATGGCTGTGCTGGCGCTCGGTACCTTCGCTGTCGGTGTCTACGGTGGCTACTTCACTGCCGCCCAGGGCATCTTGCTGGTCGGCATGATGGGTGTATTGCTGCCGGAGTCGGTGCAGCGGATGAATGCAGCGAAGAACCTTTTGGCGCTGTTAGTGAATACTGTTGCGGCAGTTGGCTATACGCTGGTGGCCTTCGACCGGATCAGCTGGTCGGCGGCCGGCCTGATCGCGGCAGGCTCGCTGGTCGGGGGATCGGTTGGGGCCCGTTACGCGCGCCGGCTGCCGCCGAATGCATTGCGTGCCGCCATCGTGGCGGTCGGCCTAATCGGGCTGGTTCGCCTGCTCGCGGTATAG